GCGGGCGCGGTGATCGGCTGGGCGTGGATGCGCCTGGTCGCGGCGCTGCGGCTGCCGTCGTTCGCCGGGGTGCTCGGCATCGCGGTGGTGCTGCTCAACCCGTTCGTGCTCTCCGCGGTCGGGCTGGAGGTGCTGCTGATCCCGGCGGCGCTGATCCTGCTCACGCTGTTCGCCGTCGAGGGCCGTCCGGTGTGGTTCGGCGCGATCGCCGGGCTGGCCGTGATGATCCGGCTCGACCTGGTCGTTTTTGTGCTCATCCTGGCGTTCTCCGCCGCCGCGATCCGGCGCAAGCTGGTCAAGGCGGTGCTCTCGGCGGTGGCCGTGGCCGGGCCCTGGTACCTGTTCAGCTGGATCGCCTTCGGCTCGGCGGTGCCGGACACGCTGGTGATCAAGCAGCTGCAGGGCGGCCTGTTCGGCGAGTGGAGCTTCTTCACCGGGCCGGTGATGTACTTCACCGGCCGCAAGATCGTCACCGCGGTCGCCTTCGCGCCCGCCTTGGCCGGGCTTTTTGTGCTGGTCAGCTGGTTCATGGTGCGGTTCGCGGTGCGCTGGGAGAAGGTCCTCAAGATCGGCCCGCTGGCCGCGCTCGGTGCCGGTGGAGTGGTCTACTACGGCGTTTACACGCTGATGGGCGTCGGCCCGTACCACTGGTACTTCGTCGCGCCGATCGTCTCGCTGAGCATGTCCGGCGTGGCCATCCTGGCCTTCTGGCTGGCCCGTTCGCGCGAGCAGGAGCGGCTCGAGTCGCGCCCGCCCGCGCTGGCGCTCGGCCTGGTCGGGCTGGCGCTGCTGGGCAACATCGCGGTGGTCGCCAAGCCGGGCGTGCCGTGGGAGTCGCCGCTGATCTTCGGCAACTGGGCGAGCGCGCCGGACTACGCGCGGGTCGGCCAGGAGCTGGGCAAGCGCCTCGACGGTGCGACGGTGTCCAGCCCGGGGGAGATCGGCACGCTGGCCTACTACTGCGAGTGCAAGATCGTCGACGAGTTCTCCGACCGCGGCCGCGTGGTGGACAAGGTGGAGAAGCGGATCGCCGAGGCCAACCCGATCACCAGCTTCGCGCTGCGGGTGAACTACTTCTTCTTCGACCGGTCGATCAAGCCGGAGCCGATCCAGTACGAGCTGCGGTACGCCAGTGGCCCGGCGGTCGGCCCCGACAGCTGGACGGTGCACTCGGCGGCCAAGGGCGTCGGGCACTTTTCGCTGGTCCCGGCTGGTCGGCCGCAGGTAATCGGAACTTAATATCGCGCAGATAACGGACCGATCACAGTAGGAGTTACACTCTTCAGCGATGCGTAGCGCCTTACCCGAAACCGCCGAGTCCGCCACGATCCCGGACTCGGGCGGTAGATCGGGTCCGCGCACGGCGAGGTTCTGGTACTTCCCGGCCGGGGTGGCCGCAGTGTCCACCGTGGTGTTCGCGCTGGTCAAGCCGCATTTGATCGACGACACCTACATCACGCTGTCGTACGCGAAGAACCTCGCGCTGCACGGGCACTGGGGCCTGATCGCGGACGGCGTGGCCAACACCGCGACCTCGCCGATGAACGTGCTGTCACTGGCCGCGCTGACGTTGGTGTTCCGGGACGCGGTGTTCGCCGCGGCGGTGCTCTTCGTGCTGGCCCAGGTGCTGCTGGCGCTCGGCCTTCGCCGCCTCGGCGACCGGATCGGCCTGCCGAACTGGTTCGCCCCGCTGGCGGTCGCGCTGACCACGATCAACCCGCTGCTGATCTCGTCGATCGGGCTGGAGATCGCGCTCGGCGCGGCCGGGGTGGTCTGGGCGCTGGTGTACGCCACCGAACGCCGTCCGGTGGCGCTGGGGCTGGTCATCGGCGTGCTCGCGCTGACCCGGCTCGACCTGCTGGTGATGGCGCTGGTCATCTTTGTCGCCCGGCCCTCGTTCTGGGCCGGGATCTGGCGCACCTTCTTCGCCGCGCTGGCGGTGGCCGGGCCGTGGTTCACCATCAGCTGGTTCGCACTCGGCTCGGCCGTGCCGGACACGGTGATCATCAAGACGCTGCAGCGGTCGTGGGGCGAGTGGAGCTTCACCAACGGCCCGCTGCTGTACTTCCGCGACTACCCGGCGCAGACCGTGCTGTCCTTCCTGCCGGTGGTGCTGGCCGGGCTGCTCTGCCTGCTGTGGCTGGCGCTGCTGGTGCGCGGCAGCGACACCGCCCGGCGGATCCTGCCGTTCGGCGTGCTGGCGGTGGCCGGTTTCGCGCACTACCTGTCCTACGCGTGGCTGAACGTGCCGCCGTACCACTGGTACTACGGCCCCAGCATCGCCGCTACCACGGTGTTCCTGGCCGCCGCGGTCGCTTCGGTGGACGGGGAGGCGTTCCGGCAGCGCGTGCTGGCCGGCGCCGGTCTGGTGGGCACGGCGGTGGTGGCCGCGGTGGCCGTCGCGGTGTACCTGGCGCCGGGGCTTCCCCGGCAGTACGCGCCGCTGACCAGCAACCACGCCGCGTCGGAGCAGTACCTGGCGATCGGCGAGCAGCTGGCGCAGGTGGCGCAGGGGCGGAAGGTGCACAGCGCGGGGGAGATCGGCGCGCTGGCCTACGCCTGCGACTGCCCGATCGTGGACCTGTTCTCCGACCGCGGCGCGGTGGCCCCGGCCATCGCCGAGAGCGAGAGCCGGGCGAGCGCACTGGGCAAGGCGCTGATCGACCTGAACTTCCGGTTCTTCGACCATTCGATCGCGCCGGCGGACACCGACCTGGTGCTCGAAGTGACACACGAAGCCCCGCCGCCGACCGCGCTGGCGAGCTGGACCATCAGCTCACCCTGGTCGGGCACGCAGCAGCTGTACCTGGTCAGCGCGGCGAACGCCCGGCCCACCGGCCAGCCCTGGTAAGCCCCGTCAGCCGGGGTGGGCGGCCGTCGCGGTCACGTCCAGGGTGAGTTCGAAGACGCTGCCGCCGAGGCCGCGCATGGTCGTCACGCCGAAGTCGGTGCGGTTCACCTTCGTGCGGGCCCGCACGGTGAAGCCGTCGCCGGCGCGGGCGGCGGTTTCGATGTCGAGCGCGACCTCGCGGGTGGTCTCGCGCACGGTCAGCTCGCCGGTGAGCTTCCAGGCACCGTTGTCGACCGCGATCCGGCCGGAGATGAACTCGATCAGCGGGAACCGGCCCGCGTCGAGGTAACGCGGCGAGCGGACCTCGTTGTCGCGCTGGCTGTTGCCGGTGTCGAAGCTGGCCACGTCGATGGACGCTTCGGCGAGCGAGTCGGTGATCGGGTCGGCGACCTGGATGGTGCCGGCCCGGATGCTGAACCGGCCGCGCACCGGCGCCAGCCCGAACAGGTGACGACCGGCGAGGCCGACCACCGAACTGGCCGGATCGATGCGGTAGGTGCCGGGCGCGGGCAGTTCGACGGTCGTCATGCCGCCATGATTTCCCGATCCGTACCGGAAAACCATTAGGGAGTCGGCTGAATCGCCGTCAGCCGATCGGTGGATGTGCCGCCGCGCCGGTGGGTAATTCGGCCGTCCGTTCGGGACTCGATTTGGTGAATTCTCGACTTGCCAAGCCGGATCGAGAGGAGTTCCCGTGGCCGGAGAGTACCGAATCGAGCCAGCCGAGGTCCGCAGCATCACCAGCACGGTGCGCGAGCTGGGATCCACGGCCATGGAGACCACCAGAGACCTCGACCGGCTGGTGCTGGACGGCCTGGCCTTCGCGCAGATCGGCGGCTCGGTGGCCGGGGCGAACGCGAACCTGCAGCAGCAGCTGGTCAGCGGCCTGAGCCGGTTCGTCAACCTGGTCGAGGACCTGACCGAGAAGCTCAAGTCCGCTGTGGACGGTTACGACGACGCCGACCGCGCCACCGCGCAGGGCTACGGCGGCGGCAACGGCGAGGTGCAGCCGGCACAGGCGCAGGGCGGCGGCGGTGCCGCCGCGGGCGGCAATCCCGACCAGCTCGACCCGCGGGTGGTGGAGTCGATCATGCGCTCCGAGGGCGCGTCCGGCGAGCAGGGCGGGCGGCAGGAGGCGTACGGCTTCCGCGAGGGCAACGGCACCGCCTACCGCGAGATCATGGAGGCGCGGCGGTTGCACGGCCAGGGCAGCGCCGAGGAGATCGCGGTGGTCACCCGGCACATGTCGGAGAGCGCGCGGCAGGCGGGCGCGCTGAACTTCACCGATCCGGGTGTGCAGGCGGCGATCATGTCCGGGGCGCACATGCGCGGTGTCGGCGGCGTGCAGGCGATCCTGAACTCCATGGCGGGTGCGGACATCGTGCGCAGCGGCACCCTGAGCCCGGAGACCATCCAGCACATCCAGGGGCTGTCCTCGGAGCAGTTCCAGCAGCAGTTCCGCGACACGCGCCTGGAGTACGACCGCGAGATCTACGGAGACACCACCACCCGCCAGGGCGGCCAGGTGCAGAACTGGTGGGACCGCTACGGCAACGGCCTGACCCAGCGGTACGACCGCGAGCAGCAGGAGTTCCTTGGCCTGGCCCGCTGATGGCGCTGCGGATTCACGTGCCGAGGCGGCGCGAGGTGAGCGGGTCGCGGACCAGCAGCGTGGAGCCGTCGGTGAAGTCGAGCCGGACGACCGGCGCGGACGGCACGCCGCACCCGGCCGGTTCGGCGGTCAGGCCGCGGATGCTGGACGCGGGCACCTCGCTGAACGTGGTGAACGGATTCCTGGCGGCATCGGCGGCGGCGTCGGCGAGCAGGCGGGTCGGGTAGACCACCGCCGCCCGGTGCGAGGTCAGCGTAAGCCGGGCGTCGCCGCGGGTGTGCGCGAAGTGGTCGGCGAAGCGCACCGCGTCCTGCTCGGGGCGCGTGGCGTGCGCCCAGAACGCGACGGTCGGGTCGTCGGCCCAGTCCGCGCCCGCGGTCCGCATCGTCCAGTCGGCCGGGCGCGGCCACTTCAGCTTGCCGAGCTTGACCTCCGGCACGTCGCCGAGCGGTTCGTGCGGCAGCCGGAGTTCGCCGTCCAGCAGTACGCCGGTGTAGCCGTTGATCGGCGCGCAGGCGAGCACCAGCCGTTCACCCGGCCGAAGCCAGTGCCCGGTGACCTCCTTGGTGACGATCTTCAGCTCGGACTCGGCGGTCGTGGTCTCCCAGGCGGGCCCGGCCACGCCTCGCACGAAGTCGATGCCCGAACCGTCCACAAGGGACACCCGGGTGGCGCGCACCCCGGCGATCTGCGCGCCCGGGATCTCCGCCGCGGGCACAAACGCCTTGGGAGCCACCGGTTCGCCCTCGACGTTGTCGCCGAACTTGGTCCGGGTGTCGGTGATGATCCGGCCGACCTTCGCCAGCCCTCTGCCGAACCGCGAAGCCTTGCCCAGCAACGAATCCTCTGTGGACGGAGGCTCATCGACCGGCGGCTGCTCGGTGAACACGACGAGCCGCTGCGAGGTCAGCACCCACAACCGCAGCAGCCCCCGGCTGATCGACGGCAGCGTGCTCAGGTGCTGGTGCGCGAGGCACCCGGCCTGTGGCCCGAACACCACCACGTCCGCGGGCGGCGGCTTGTCCGGCCCGTTTTCCGACCCGAGCATGCCGGACACCACTTCACCGGCGAAGTCGCCGACCGCCCCCAGCCCTCGCCCGACGGCGCTGCCCTTCGGCTCACCGACCGGCGTCAGGCGCTTGATGTCGTAGTAGTGCGTGCGCGCGAACCCCGCCCACACCACGGTTTCCCCGGGCCGGACCAACGCGCGGGCGTGCGCGCCAGGCCCGAGCGCCCGGTGCAGGTAGTTAGAGGGCACGCGAATAGGGCATGCCAGGAACCACCTCGATCACGACGGCCATCCACCGACCCTATTCGCGCGCCCTCTTACTCAGACCGGCAGCTTGCGGAAGATCGGCCGCGGCACGTGGCGCAGCGCCGACATGACGAACCGGAACGGCGCGGGCGACCACACCAGTTCCTTGCCGCGGCGGGCCGCGTCGACCGCGGTGGCGGCGACCTGCTCGACGTCCGTGGTCAGCGGCGCGTCCTTCATGCCCTCGGTCATCTTCGTCCGGACCTGGCCCGAGCGGACCACGGTGATCTTGATGCCGTGCGGGGCGAGCGCCTCGCCGAGGCCGAGGTAGAAGCCGTCGAAACCGGCCTTGGTGGAGCCGTAGACGAAGTTCGACCGGCGCACCCGCTCACCGGCCACAGAGGACAGTGCGATGACGGTGCCGTGGCCCTGCTGCTTCAGCTTCTCCGACAGCGCCACGCCCACCGAGACGGCGGCGGTGTAGTTCACCGTGGCCGCCTCGACGGCCTTGGCGTGGTCCTGCCACAGTTCCTCGGCGTCACCGAGCAGCCCGAACGCGACCACCGTGACGTCGATGTCCCCACCGGCGAAGGCCTGCTCGATGACCGCGGGGTGCGAGCCGGTGTCCTTGGCGTCGAAGTTCACCGTGGACACCTCGGCCCCGGCGTTCTTCAGCCGCTGCGCGGCCGCTTCCAGCCGGTCGGACGGCCGGGCCGCCAGCACCACCCGCAGCGGGGCGGCGCTCAGGTACTTCTCGGCGATCGCCAGCGCGATGTCCGAGGTGCCGCCGAGCAGCAGCAGCGATTGCGGGTTTCCCACGGCGTCGATCAAAGTCCCAGCCTCCGGCTCATGTCGGACGCGAACACGCCCTCGGGGTCAACGGAATTGCGGATCTTGCGCCATTCGTCCAGGCGCGGGTACATCTTCGCGAAGGTCTCCGGCGCGGTGCGGGAGTCCTTCGCCGTGTAGAGCCTGCCGCCCGCCGCGAGCACGTGCTCGTCCAGCTCGGTGCAGAACCGGCCGAGATCACCCCGGATGGGGAAGTCCACGCTGAGCATGAAGCCCGGTGACGGCCAGGACAGCGGCGCCGGGTTGGCGTCGCCCATCCGCTTGAACACGTTCAGGAACGAGTAGTGGCCCGACTCGGCGATCCGCAGGCACAGCCCCTTGAGCTGCTCCTCGGCCCCGAACGGCACGGAGAACTGGTACTGCAGGAAGCCCTTCGAACCGTAGCCGCGGTTCCACTCGCTGAGCATGTCCAGCGGGTGGTAGAACTGCGTCAGGTTCTGGATCTTGCCGCGCAGGCCCTTCTTCGGCACCGTGCGGAGCCAGACGTTGCCCGCCAGCGTGGTGGTGAGCTTGTTGACCAGGCCGCTCGGGAACACGTCCGGCAGGGTGAGCAGCTGCGGCGCGTCGAACTTCAGCGGGTCGGCCCGCAGCTTCGGCGGCAGGTCGTCCAGCTTGGCCAGCGAGCCGCGGGAGAAGGTGGCCCGGCCCAGCCG
The genomic region above belongs to Amycolatopsis sp. YIM 10 and contains:
- a CDS encoding decaprenylphospho-beta-D-erythro-pentofuranosid-2-ulose 2-reductase — encoded protein: MIDAVGNPQSLLLLGGTSDIALAIAEKYLSAAPLRVVLAARPSDRLEAAAQRLKNAGAEVSTVNFDAKDTGSHPAVIEQAFAGGDIDVTVVAFGLLGDAEELWQDHAKAVEAATVNYTAAVSVGVALSEKLKQQGHGTVIALSSVAGERVRRSNFVYGSTKAGFDGFYLGLGEALAPHGIKITVVRSGQVRTKMTEGMKDAPLTTDVEQVAATAVDAARRGKELVWSPAPFRFVMSALRHVPRPIFRKLPV
- a CDS encoding YceI family protein, with translation MTTVELPAPGTYRIDPASSVVGLAGRHLFGLAPVRGRFSIRAGTIQVADPITDSLAEASIDVASFDTGNSQRDNEVRSPRYLDAGRFPLIEFISGRIAVDNGAWKLTGELTVRETTREVALDIETAARAGDGFTVRARTKVNRTDFGVTTMRGLGGSVFELTLDVTATAAHPG